One region of Tamandua tetradactyla isolate mTamTet1 chromosome 6, mTamTet1.pri, whole genome shotgun sequence genomic DNA includes:
- the TMEM101 gene encoding transmembrane protein 101 isoform X2, translating to MASKMGSRRKPDIPVPYLYFDMGAAVLCASFMSFGVKRRWFALGSALQLAISTYAAYIGGYVHYGDWLKVRMYSRTVAIIGGFLVLASGAGELYRRKPRSRSLQSTGQVFLGIYLICMAYSLQHSKEDRLAYLNHLPGGELMIQLFFVLYGVLALAFLSGYYVTLAAQILAVLLPPVILLIDGNVAYWHNTRRVEFWNQMKLLGESVGIFGAAVILATDG from the exons ATGGCGTCGAAGATGGGTTCGCGACG AAAGCCTGACATCCCAGTGCCCTACCTGTACTTCGACATGGGGGCGGCGGTGCTGTGCGCTAGTTTCATGTCCTTCGGGGTGAAGCGGCGCTGGTTCGCGCTGGGGTCCGCGCTCCAGCTGGCCATTAGCACCTATGCCGCCTACATCGGAGGCTACGTCCATTACGGAGATTGGCTAAAG GTCCGTATGTACTCGCGCACAGTTGCCATCATTGGCGGTTTTCTCGTGCTGGCCAGCGGTGCTGGGGAGCTGTACCGCCGGAAACCCCGAAGTCGCTCCTTGCAATCCACTGGCCAGGTGTTCCTGGGCATCTACCTCATCTGCATG GCATACTCGCTGCAGCACAGCAAGGAGGATCGGCTGGCATATTTGAACCACCTCCCAGGAGGGGAGCTGATGATCCAGTTGTTCTTCGTACTGTATGGCGTCCTGGCCTTGGCCTTCCTGTCAGGCTACTACGTGACCTTGGCTGCCCAGATCCTGGCAGTGCTGCTGCCCCCGGTCATACTGCTCATTGATGGCAATGTTGCCTACTGGCACAACACACGGCGCGTTGAGTTCTGGAACCAGATGAAGCTCCTTGGAGAGAGTGTGGGCATCTTCGGGGCTGCTGTCATCCTGGCCACTGATGGCTGA
- the TMEM101 gene encoding transmembrane protein 101 isoform X1, whose protein sequence is MASKMGSRRWALQLIMQLGSVLLTRCPFWGCFSQLMLYAERAEARRKPDIPVPYLYFDMGAAVLCASFMSFGVKRRWFALGSALQLAISTYAAYIGGYVHYGDWLKVRMYSRTVAIIGGFLVLASGAGELYRRKPRSRSLQSTGQVFLGIYLICMAYSLQHSKEDRLAYLNHLPGGELMIQLFFVLYGVLALAFLSGYYVTLAAQILAVLLPPVILLIDGNVAYWHNTRRVEFWNQMKLLGESVGIFGAAVILATDG, encoded by the exons ATGGCGTCGAAGATGGGTTCGCGACGGTGGGCGCTTCAGCTGATCATGCAGTTGGGTTCTGTGTTGCTCACACGCTGTCCCTTTTGGGGCTGCTTCAGCCAGCTCATGCTGTACGCTGAGAGGGCAGAGGCGCGCCG AAAGCCTGACATCCCAGTGCCCTACCTGTACTTCGACATGGGGGCGGCGGTGCTGTGCGCTAGTTTCATGTCCTTCGGGGTGAAGCGGCGCTGGTTCGCGCTGGGGTCCGCGCTCCAGCTGGCCATTAGCACCTATGCCGCCTACATCGGAGGCTACGTCCATTACGGAGATTGGCTAAAG GTCCGTATGTACTCGCGCACAGTTGCCATCATTGGCGGTTTTCTCGTGCTGGCCAGCGGTGCTGGGGAGCTGTACCGCCGGAAACCCCGAAGTCGCTCCTTGCAATCCACTGGCCAGGTGTTCCTGGGCATCTACCTCATCTGCATG GCATACTCGCTGCAGCACAGCAAGGAGGATCGGCTGGCATATTTGAACCACCTCCCAGGAGGGGAGCTGATGATCCAGTTGTTCTTCGTACTGTATGGCGTCCTGGCCTTGGCCTTCCTGTCAGGCTACTACGTGACCTTGGCTGCCCAGATCCTGGCAGTGCTGCTGCCCCCGGTCATACTGCTCATTGATGGCAATGTTGCCTACTGGCACAACACACGGCGCGTTGAGTTCTGGAACCAGATGAAGCTCCTTGGAGAGAGTGTGGGCATCTTCGGGGCTGCTGTCATCCTGGCCACTGATGGCTGA
- the TMEM101 gene encoding transmembrane protein 101 isoform X3: MGAAVLCASFMSFGVKRRWFALGSALQLAISTYAAYIGGYVHYGDWLKVRMYSRTVAIIGGFLVLASGAGELYRRKPRSRSLQSTGQVFLGIYLICMAYSLQHSKEDRLAYLNHLPGGELMIQLFFVLYGVLALAFLSGYYVTLAAQILAVLLPPVILLIDGNVAYWHNTRRVEFWNQMKLLGESVGIFGAAVILATDG; encoded by the exons ATGGGGGCGGCGGTGCTGTGCGCTAGTTTCATGTCCTTCGGGGTGAAGCGGCGCTGGTTCGCGCTGGGGTCCGCGCTCCAGCTGGCCATTAGCACCTATGCCGCCTACATCGGAGGCTACGTCCATTACGGAGATTGGCTAAAG GTCCGTATGTACTCGCGCACAGTTGCCATCATTGGCGGTTTTCTCGTGCTGGCCAGCGGTGCTGGGGAGCTGTACCGCCGGAAACCCCGAAGTCGCTCCTTGCAATCCACTGGCCAGGTGTTCCTGGGCATCTACCTCATCTGCATG GCATACTCGCTGCAGCACAGCAAGGAGGATCGGCTGGCATATTTGAACCACCTCCCAGGAGGGGAGCTGATGATCCAGTTGTTCTTCGTACTGTATGGCGTCCTGGCCTTGGCCTTCCTGTCAGGCTACTACGTGACCTTGGCTGCCCAGATCCTGGCAGTGCTGCTGCCCCCGGTCATACTGCTCATTGATGGCAATGTTGCCTACTGGCACAACACACGGCGCGTTGAGTTCTGGAACCAGATGAAGCTCCTTGGAGAGAGTGTGGGCATCTTCGGGGCTGCTGTCATCCTGGCCACTGATGGCTGA
- the NAGS gene encoding N-acetylglutamate synthase, mitochondrial → MATARVARALRAAAVSRRLRDPGGTWGVRRLGSSAWRRAAGSASPGRRLSTAQAPAQPPLEEAEGTEDYAQPPASKEQLRTLFPMPSVLPESLETRTGRSLVQRDIQAFLNQCGASPGEARHWLTQFQTYHCSADKPFAVIEVDEEVLKCRQAVSSLAFALAFLQRMDMKPLVVLGLPTPTAPSGCLSFWEAKAQLAQSCKVLVDALRHNAATAVPFFGGGSVLGAAEPAPHASYGGIVSVETDLLQWCLESGSIPILCPIGETAARRSVLLDSLEVTAALAKALQPTKILFLNATGGLRDTSHKVLSNVNLPADLDLVTSAEWVSTKERQQIRLIVDVLSRLPHHASAVITAASTLLTELFSNKGSGTLFKNAERMLRVRSLDSLEQGRLVALVNASFGKKLREDYLASLRPRLHSIYVSEGYNAAAILTMEPVLGGTPYLDKFVVSSSRQGQGSGQMLWECLRRDLQTLFWRSRVTNPINPWYFKHCDGSFSNKQWIFFWFGLADIRDSYELVNHAKGLPDSFCKPASDPGS, encoded by the exons ATGGCAACGGCGCGGGTGGCCAGAGCCCTACGGGCCGCCGCTGTGAGCAGAAGGCTGCGTGACCCTGGAGGCACTTGGGGTGTCCGGAGGCTCGGCAGCAGCGCGTGGAGGCGGGCGGCGGGGAGCGCCAGCCCGGGCCGCCGGCTCAGCACGGCCCAAGCGCCCGCCCAGCCGCCGCTGGAGGAAGCCGAGGGCACCGAGGACTATGCCCAGCCTCCCGCCTCCAAGGAGCAGTTGCGGACGCTGTTCCCCATGCCGTCTGTGCTCCCCGAGTCCCTCGAAACCCGGACCGGCCGCTCGCTGGTGCAGCGGGACATCCAGGCCTTCCTGAACCAGTGCGGGGCCAGCCCCGGGGAGGCGCGCCACTGGCTCACGCAATTCCAGACATACCACTGTTCAGCCGACAAGCCCTTCGCGGTCATTGAG GTGGATGAAGAGGTGCTCAAGTGCAGGCAGGCCGTGTCCAGCCTGGCGTTCGCCCTGGCCTTCCTGCAGCGCATGGACATGAAGCCGCTGGTGGTGCTGGGGCTGCCTACCCCCACGGCACCCTCAGGCTGTCTCTCCTTCTGGGAGGCCAAGGCCCAGCTTGCCCAGAGCTGCAAAGTGCTGGTGGACGCCCTGCGACACAATGCCGCCACAGCCGTGCCTTTCTTTGGTGGCGGGTCGGTGCTGGGCGCCGCCGAGCCAGCCCCCCATGCCAG CTATGGCGGCATCGTTTCGGTGGAGACGGACTTACTGCAGTGGTGCCTGGAGTCTGGTAGCATCCCCATCCTGTGCCCCATCGGGGAGACTGCCGCACGCCGCTCCGTGCTTCTCGATTCCCTGGAGGTGACCGCGGCGCTCGCCAAGGCGCTACAGCCCACCAAAATCCTCTTCCTCAATGCCACAGGCGGCCTGCGAGACACCAGCCACAAG GTCCTGAGTAACGTGAACCTGCCCGCCGACCTGGACCTGGTGACCAGCGCCGAGTGGGTGAGCACCAAAGAACGGCAGCAGATACGGCTCATCGTGGACGTTCTCAGCCGCCTGCCCCACCACGCCTCGGCGGTCATCACGGCCGCCAGCACGCTGCTCACCGAGCTCTTCAGCAACAAGG GGTCGGGAACTCTGTTCAAGAACGCCGAGCGGATGCTGAGAGTACGGAGCCTGGACAGCCTGGAGCAGGGCCGCCTTGTGGCCCTGGTCAATGCCAGCTTCGGCAAGAAGCTCCGGGAGGATTACCTGGCCTCGCTGCGGCCGCGGCTGCACTCCATCTACGTCTCTGAGGG GTACAACGCGGCCGCCATTCTGACCATGGAGCCTGTGCTGGGGGGCACCCCGTACCTGGACAAGTTCGTGGTGAGCTCCAGCCGCCAGGGCCAGGGCTCCGGGCAGATGCTGTGGGAGTGCCTGCGGCGGGACCTGCAGACGCTTTTCTGGCGCTCGCGTGTTACCAACCCCATCAACCCTTG GTACTTCAAGCACTGTGATGGCAGCTTCTCCAACAAGCAGTGGATCTTCTTCTGGTTCGGCCTGGCTGATATCCGGGACTCCTATGAGCTGGTCAACCATGCCAAGGGGCTGCCAGATTCCTTCTGCAAGCCAGCTTCTGACCCAGGCAGCTGA